One segment of Fusarium oxysporum f. sp. lycopersici 4287 chromosome 7, whole genome shotgun sequence DNA contains the following:
- a CDS encoding pre-mRNA-processing factor 19 produces MLCGISGEAPQEPVVSKKSGVVYEKRLIDQYINEHGTEPDSGEALTTDDLLPIHSSRIVRPRPPTLTSIPALLATFQNEWDALALETYNLKEQLARTREELATALYQHDAAVRVIARLTRERDEARDALSKVTVTGGAVDGDSMQVDSVEKLPEELVAKVDETHQTLSKGRKKRPVPEGWATGEEISAFESATTHSLPVPEATALTVGGTNAAAVGGLKGQAVVYSTTEDKVEQSLSVGEPVTDAVWAEAGVAFATGQGSVKVFQEGNQVASLSEHAGAATALSLHPSGEILASVGTDKSIVFYDLVAQKRVARAYTDAALTSCAFHPDGHLFAAGTTSGEIKLFMTNTLEQAASFSLGAPIQALSFSENGYWFAATAKGQTMVTIFDLRKEGDAAVAKVLETGGPVQSLAWDYSGQFLATGGAAGVTVQQFTKSSKKWTEPLKSSTPSVAVRWGESAKQIVTVNGEGVVSVLATKE; encoded by the exons ATGCTTTGCGGAA TTTCTGGAGAGGCTCCTCAAGAGCCCGTCGTTTCTAAGAAGTCCG GTGTTGTTTACGAGAAGCGCCTTATCGATCAATATATCAACGAACATGGCACCGAGCCCGATTCTGGCGAGGCCCTGACCACCGATGACCTCCTCCCCATCCATTCGTCGCGTATTGTCCGACCGCGTCCTCCTACCCTCACATCGATTCCCGCTCTCCTCGCTACTTTCCAGAACGAATGGGACGCGCTGGCTTTAGAGACATATAACCTTAAGGAGCAGCTTGCGCGCACCAGAGAGGAGCTTGCCACAGCATTGTATCAGCACGACGCTGCTGTCCGAGTTATTGCACGACTCACAAGGGAGCGAGACGAGGCCAGGGATGCTTTGAGCAAGGTCACTGTGACAGGAGGTGCGGTCGATGGTGATTCTATGCAGGTCGATAGCGTGGAGAAGTTGCCAGAGGAACTTGTTGCCAAGGTGGACGAGACCCATCAGAC ATTATCAAAGGGTCGCAAGAAGCGTCCTGTCCCCGAGGGTTGGGCCACCGGCGAAGAGATTTCGGCTTTCGAGAGCGCGACCACACACTCCTTGCCTGTTCCTGAGGCTACCGCCCTTACTGTTGGAGGAACCAATGCCGCGGCAGTTGGAGGCTTGAAGGGACAGGCAGTTGTCTACTCTACCACCGAGGATAAGGTCGAGCAGTCTCTCTCAGTGGGTGAGCCTGTTACAGACGCTGTTTGGGCTGAGGCCGGTGTCGCATTTGCGACTGGCCAAGGCAGTGTCAAGGTCTTCCAGGAGGGTAACCAGGTTGCATCACTGAGTGAACatgctggtgctgctacGGCATTGAGCCTGCACCCCAGCGGTGAAATTCTGGCCTCTGTTGGTACAGATAAGAGCATCGTGTTCTACGACTTGGTCGCACAGAAACGTGTTGCCCGCGCTTACACCGATGCTG CTCTTACATCTTGTGCCTTCCACCCTGATGGTCACCTCTTTGCCGCCGGTACCACATCAGGCGAaatcaagctcttcatgACCAACACTCTTGAGCAGGCAGCTTCTTTCAGCCTGGGCGCCCCTATCCAGGCTCTCAGCTTCTCCGAGAACGGCTACTGGTTCGCAGCTACAGCCAAGGGCCAGACCATGGTCACTATTTTTGATCTGCGTAAAGAGGGAGACGCGGCGGTGGCCAAGGTTCTTGAGACTGGCGGGCCGGTCCAGTCCCTGGCGTGGGACTACAGTGGCCAGTTCCTCGCCACTGGCGGTGCGGCTGGAGTTACAGTGCAACAGTTCACCAAGTCCAGCAAGAAGTGGACCGAGCCTTTGAAGAGTTCTACACCATCCGTTGCTGTTCGGTGGGGAGAGTCTGCAAAGCAGATCGTAACAGTCAATGGTGAGGGTGTGGTCAGCGTACTTGCAACAAAGGAATAG